In Chryseobacterium turcicum, a single window of DNA contains:
- the secA gene encoding preprotein translocase subunit SecA encodes MSFLNKVLKGFLGDKKAQDLKEVKKVVTKIKAVEPSVGELSDDGLRDKTAEFKSKIKEATSSITAQIEQIKEQIKNATNVDEKEALFSKIEALKKDSYEIEEKVLLQVLPEAFALIKETSRRWAQNGEIRVTATDWDKQLAAAGKDFVEIQGNQAVWKNSWNAAGTPVVWDMVHYDTQFIGGVILHSGKIAEMATGEGKTLVGTLPIYLNALPERGVHVVTVNDYLAKRDSAWMGPLYQFHGMSIDCIDNHQPNSDGRRKAYNSDVTYGTNNEFGFDYLRDNMVTSPTELVQRELNFAIVDEVDSVLVDDARTPLIISGPVPQGDRQEFDILKPSIDRIVEVQKKTVSAIFNEAKKLIAAGNTKEGGFKLLQAYRGLPKNRQLIKFLSESGNRALLQKTEAQYMADNNREMPIVDKDLYFVIEEKNNQVDLTDKGVDYMSQGNSDANFFVLPDIGTEIAEVEAKNLSKEEEFEAKERLFAEFAEKSERVHTMSQLLKAYTLFEKDDEYVVIDGEVKIVDEQTGRIMEGRRYSDGLHQAIEAKENVKIEAATQTFATVTLQNYFRMYNKLAGMTGTAETEAGELWQIYKLDVVVIPTNRPIQRDDKQDLVFKTNREKYNAVIEEIERLTSAGRPVLVGTTSVEISQLLSKALQLRKIPHQVLNAKLHKKEAEIVAGAGQPGVVTIATNMAGRGTDIKLSKEVKEAGGLAIIGTERHDSRRVDRQLRGRAGRQGDPGSSQFYVSLEDNLMRLFGSERIAKMMDRMGHKDGEVIQHSMISKSIERAQKKVEENNFGTRKRLLEYDDVMNKQRDVIYKRRKNALFGDHLKYDITNMIFDVSNSIVTKAKATGNYKDFEFEIIKNFTMESPVSENDFKSKQIPELTNILFKAAQDDYNMKLNLLKEKSFPIIENVYQNQGSMFKMIQVPFTDGVKTLTIVTDLKEAYDSQCDSLINDFEKNITLSIIDENWKLHLREMDDLRKSSQGAVYEQKDPLVIYKQESFHLFSEMVDKMNKEIISFLYRGEIPA; translated from the coding sequence ATGAGTTTTTTAAATAAAGTTCTTAAAGGGTTTTTGGGAGACAAAAAAGCGCAGGACCTAAAGGAAGTAAAAAAAGTTGTAACAAAAATCAAAGCTGTTGAGCCAAGCGTTGGAGAATTATCTGATGATGGTTTGAGAGATAAAACCGCTGAATTTAAATCAAAAATTAAAGAAGCGACAAGCAGTATCACAGCGCAGATAGAACAAATTAAAGAGCAAATAAAAAACGCTACCAATGTTGATGAGAAAGAAGCGCTTTTTTCTAAAATAGAAGCTTTGAAAAAAGATTCTTACGAAATTGAAGAAAAAGTTCTTTTGCAAGTTCTTCCGGAAGCTTTCGCCTTGATTAAAGAAACATCAAGAAGATGGGCTCAAAACGGAGAAATTCGTGTAACCGCAACAGATTGGGATAAGCAATTAGCCGCTGCTGGAAAAGATTTTGTTGAAATACAAGGAAATCAGGCAGTTTGGAAAAACTCATGGAATGCAGCCGGAACGCCCGTAGTTTGGGATATGGTGCATTACGATACGCAGTTTATTGGTGGTGTAATTCTTCACAGCGGAAAAATTGCTGAGATGGCAACCGGTGAAGGTAAAACTTTGGTAGGAACACTTCCTATTTACTTAAATGCACTTCCTGAAAGAGGTGTTCACGTAGTAACGGTGAATGACTATCTTGCGAAAAGAGACTCGGCTTGGATGGGACCATTGTACCAATTCCACGGAATGTCTATCGACTGTATTGATAATCACCAACCGAATTCTGACGGAAGAAGAAAAGCATACAACTCAGATGTTACTTATGGAACCAACAACGAATTTGGTTTCGATTACCTGAGAGACAACATGGTAACTTCGCCTACAGAATTGGTACAGAGAGAACTAAACTTCGCGATTGTGGATGAGGTAGACTCTGTATTGGTAGATGATGCAAGAACACCATTAATCATTTCGGGACCTGTTCCTCAAGGAGACAGACAAGAATTTGATATTTTAAAGCCTTCTATTGATAGAATTGTTGAAGTACAGAAAAAAACTGTTTCTGCTATTTTTAATGAAGCTAAAAAATTAATCGCTGCAGGAAACACTAAAGAAGGAGGATTCAAATTACTTCAGGCTTACAGAGGTTTGCCAAAAAACAGACAATTAATTAAATTCTTATCGGAAAGTGGAAACCGTGCATTGCTTCAAAAAACAGAAGCTCAATACATGGCTGACAACAACCGTGAGATGCCGATTGTAGATAAAGATTTATACTTCGTAATTGAAGAAAAGAACAATCAGGTTGACCTTACAGACAAAGGTGTAGACTACATGTCTCAAGGAAACTCTGATGCTAACTTTTTCGTTCTTCCAGATATCGGAACTGAAATTGCAGAAGTAGAAGCTAAAAATTTATCTAAAGAAGAAGAATTTGAAGCGAAAGAAAGATTATTTGCTGAATTTGCTGAAAAGTCTGAGCGCGTTCACACTATGAGCCAATTATTGAAAGCCTATACCTTATTTGAAAAAGATGACGAGTATGTGGTAATCGATGGAGAGGTAAAAATCGTGGATGAGCAAACTGGCCGTATTATGGAAGGTCGTCGTTATTCTGACGGTTTACACCAGGCAATTGAAGCGAAAGAAAACGTAAAAATTGAGGCGGCAACGCAGACTTTTGCAACGGTTACTCTTCAGAACTATTTCCGTATGTACAACAAACTTGCGGGGATGACGGGTACAGCAGAAACTGAAGCTGGAGAACTTTGGCAGATTTATAAATTAGACGTAGTGGTAATTCCTACCAACCGTCCGATTCAAAGAGATGACAAACAAGATTTGGTTTTCAAAACCAACAGAGAAAAATATAACGCTGTAATTGAAGAAATTGAAAGACTAACCTCAGCGGGAAGACCGGTATTGGTGGGTACAACTTCTGTTGAAATTTCACAATTACTTTCAAAAGCGCTTCAGTTAAGAAAAATTCCACACCAGGTGTTGAATGCAAAACTTCACAAAAAAGAAGCAGAAATCGTTGCCGGAGCCGGTCAGCCAGGCGTTGTAACTATTGCAACCAACATGGCAGGTCGTGGTACCGACATTAAGCTTTCTAAAGAAGTAAAAGAAGCGGGAGGTTTAGCAATTATCGGAACAGAAAGACACGACTCTAGACGTGTTGACAGACAGTTGAGAGGTAGAGCGGGACGTCAGGGAGACCCTGGAAGTTCGCAGTTTTACGTTTCTTTGGAAGACAACTTGATGCGTTTATTCGGTTCTGAAAGAATCGCTAAAATGATGGACAGAATGGGTCATAAAGATGGGGAAGTAATTCAGCATTCTATGATTTCTAAATCTATCGAAAGAGCTCAGAAAAAAGTAGAAGAAAACAACTTCGGAACAAGAAAAAGACTTTTGGAATACGATGATGTAATGAATAAGCAGCGTGACGTAATCTACAAAAGAAGAAAGAACGCATTGTTCGGAGATCACTTGAAGTATGACATTACGAATATGATTTTTGATGTTTCAAATTCTATTGTAACCAAAGCTAAAGCAACAGGAAACTACAAAGATTTTGAATTTGAAATCATTAAAAACTTCACGATGGAATCTCCGGTTTCTGAAAATGATTTTAAATCAAAACAAATTCCGGAACTTACCAATATTCTATTCAAAGCAGCTCAGGATGATTATAATATGAAACTGAACTTGTTGAAAGAAAAATCGTTCCCAATTATTGAGAATGTATATCAAAATCAAGGTTCTATGTTTAAAATGATTCAGGTTCCTTTCACCGATGGTGTAAAAACGTTAACAATCGTTACCGATTTAAAAGAAGCTTACGATTCACAATGTGACAGCCTGATTAATGATTTTGAAAAGAATATCACTTTATCAATCATTGATGAAAACTGGAAACTTCACCTTCGTGAAATGGACGATTTGAGAAAATCTTCTCAAGGAGCTGTTTACGAACAAAAAGATCCATTGGTAATTTACAAACAAGAATCTTTCCACCTTTTCAGCGAAATGGTAGACAAGATGAATAAAGAAATTATTTCATTCTTATACAGAGGAGAAATTCCCGCATAA
- a CDS encoding AsmA family protein, with product MKKPWVKKLLIGLGILFGIVLIANFGLNIWLKTQLPDYIKKNTEYKVSYQSLDVDLGTGNIFATGITVNNKNPNNTEVIGLQGTIDTLKISRFGIYDALFNKTISSSDLLLSKPNLNIILAKPKDQKTGKKTNPVNFENIRINKGTITVFKYTKQKFVGVNELDLFVENLQMTEESVENKLPVVFDRYSIRGKDFFFQPDDIYTLKIDNITTTNGQMSVENFQLTPIITFEQFKKLYPQKPQMIQFSIPKMNFKDIVLKKNKVSLANADFQSPFLKVYKTGFVASKKTEKKRNFELNLEDIKLSNAKIQIVKPNETDLFYAEDLSVNVNKLEFTKESSQEVIPVLYKDFKIAGKGIYYNDQQDVSIENFSLNPKGGQIRNIVAKPTNSPKMAMDFKTNLIQFAINDFKFVDKKLNLDVKDVLIDGLNGKITEGKVIAKKKTTVEGIQFPIVVRKISLKNSNITYESKKQPLTFNDLNATVNQLELVENNAKNGMAVKVKDYALTTKNFVYKTEFYKMNVGALALNKNKIEINQFAMIPLVSRAQFIRMIPVERDLYDIKVNQISALGNWDLFSENKSINATNVTINSANANIFRSKIPADDPKIKPLYSRMLRSIKIPMYVANLQLKNSLLEYEEDTPKSDGPGKLTFSNFNMNVKNLNSAKMKGKPTNVQIDINCMFMKSSPLSVNWGFNTADQSDHFTIAGNLDNIPATALNSFVVPYMSISATGTIQQMLFNFKGNPKGIGGTFNIKHKDLKISILDKKSKEKKRLLSAVANVFIKSDSGKFPESVVVEGVERDPTKSFFNMFWKGVEDGLKKTLVGINVDKTKKTVEGAVKTVQEVKSSVKEVKKSVRQAKKDVSKEMSTSKSNVSEQKNDPEKPKEKKGLFKKVFKKKETPETE from the coding sequence ATGAAAAAACCTTGGGTTAAAAAGCTTTTAATAGGTCTGGGAATTTTATTTGGAATCGTTTTGATTGCCAATTTCGGACTTAATATATGGCTTAAAACCCAACTTCCTGATTATATCAAAAAAAATACAGAGTACAAAGTTTCTTATCAATCTTTAGATGTTGATCTGGGAACCGGAAATATTTTTGCAACCGGAATAACGGTTAATAATAAAAACCCAAATAATACTGAGGTGATTGGTCTTCAGGGTACTATTGATACACTGAAGATTAGTCGTTTTGGTATTTATGATGCGTTGTTTAATAAGACCATAAGTTCTTCAGATTTACTGCTTTCAAAGCCTAATCTCAATATTATCCTTGCCAAGCCCAAAGATCAGAAAACGGGCAAAAAAACAAATCCAGTAAATTTTGAAAATATCAGAATTAATAAAGGAACAATCACTGTTTTTAAATATACCAAACAGAAATTCGTAGGCGTAAACGAGCTTGATTTGTTTGTTGAAAATCTTCAGATGACAGAAGAATCGGTAGAAAATAAACTTCCGGTTGTTTTTGATCGTTACAGTATTCGAGGTAAAGATTTTTTCTTCCAGCCGGACGATATTTACACCTTGAAAATTGATAATATTACCACAACAAACGGACAAATGTCGGTTGAAAACTTTCAATTAACACCGATTATCACATTTGAACAGTTTAAAAAATTATACCCTCAAAAACCTCAAATGATTCAGTTCAGTATTCCTAAAATGAATTTTAAGGATATTGTTCTGAAAAAAAATAAAGTTTCTCTTGCCAACGCAGACTTCCAAAGTCCTTTTCTGAAAGTGTATAAAACCGGATTTGTGGCATCTAAAAAAACTGAGAAAAAGAGAAATTTTGAGCTCAATTTAGAAGACATAAAATTAAGCAATGCTAAAATTCAAATTGTAAAACCAAACGAAACCGATTTATTTTATGCTGAAGATTTAAGTGTAAATGTCAATAAACTAGAATTTACCAAAGAAAGTTCGCAGGAAGTAATTCCTGTGCTTTATAAAGATTTTAAAATTGCAGGAAAGGGAATTTATTATAATGATCAGCAGGATGTTTCTATAGAGAATTTTAGTTTAAATCCAAAAGGCGGACAAATACGAAATATTGTTGCAAAACCTACCAATTCGCCAAAAATGGCAATGGATTTTAAAACAAATCTCATTCAGTTTGCGATTAACGATTTTAAATTTGTTGATAAAAAATTAAATCTTGATGTAAAAGATGTTTTAATTGACGGTCTCAACGGAAAAATTACTGAAGGAAAAGTGATTGCCAAGAAAAAAACAACCGTTGAAGGAATTCAGTTCCCGATTGTTGTGAGAAAAATTTCACTTAAAAATTCAAATATTACTTACGAAAGCAAAAAGCAACCGTTAACATTTAATGATTTAAATGCAACTGTAAATCAGCTTGAATTGGTTGAAAACAATGCCAAAAACGGGATGGCTGTCAAAGTAAAAGATTATGCTTTAACCACCAAAAACTTTGTTTACAAAACCGAATTCTACAAGATGAATGTTGGCGCTTTAGCTTTAAATAAGAATAAGATTGAAATCAATCAGTTTGCGATGATTCCTTTGGTTTCAAGGGCACAATTTATACGAATGATTCCTGTTGAAAGAGATTTATATGATATTAAAGTGAACCAGATTTCTGCATTGGGAAACTGGGATCTTTTTTCTGAAAACAAATCTATCAATGCGACAAACGTTACCATTAATTCAGCGAATGCCAATATTTTCAGATCTAAAATTCCTGCAGATGACCCTAAAATAAAACCTCTGTATTCGAGAATGTTGAGATCAATTAAAATTCCGATGTATGTTGCCAATCTTCAACTGAAAAATTCTTTGTTGGAATACGAAGAAGACACCCCAAAAAGCGACGGGCCGGGAAAACTGACATTCAGTAATTTTAATATGAATGTTAAAAACCTGAATTCTGCCAAAATGAAAGGGAAACCAACCAACGTACAAATAGACATCAACTGTATGTTTATGAAGTCATCTCCTTTGTCTGTAAATTGGGGATTTAATACAGCAGATCAAAGCGATCATTTTACCATTGCTGGAAACCTCGATAATATTCCTGCAACGGCGCTGAATTCGTTTGTTGTTCCTTATATGAGTATTTCTGCGACAGGCACCATTCAGCAGATGCTTTTTAATTTTAAAGGAAATCCGAAAGGAATTGGCGGAACATTCAATATTAAACACAAAGATCTTAAGATTTCTATTTTAGATAAAAAAAGCAAAGAGAAGAAAAGGCTTTTGAGTGCCGTTGCCAATGTTTTTATCAAATCAGATTCGGGTAAATTTCCGGAATCTGTGGTTGTGGAAGGAGTGGAAAGAGATCCTACAAAATCATTCTTCAATATGTTTTGGAAAGGTGTTGAGGATGGTTTAAAGAAAACGTTGGTCGGAATTAATGTTGACAAAACTAAAAAAACAGTAGAAGGAGCTGTGAAAACGGTGCAAGAGGTGAAGTCTAGTGTAAAAGAGGTGAAAAAATCGGTACGGCAAGCCAAGAAAGACGTCTCCAAAGAAATGAGCACATCAAAAAGTAATGTTTCTGAGCAGAAAAATGATCCTGAAAAGCCAAAAGAAAAAAAGGGTTTGTTTAAAAAAGTATTTAAGAAAAAAGAAACTCCCGAAACTGAATGA
- a CDS encoding T9SS type A sorting domain-containing protein, which produces MKKMYSFLSILLTSLLFAQATIYSENFGNPTATTLLTAYSGFQNSSPIVYSGTADVRTSAPSEGYTGASGNGCGYLGNVTTLSGNPVKTLIVEGINTTNYTGIAMTLGHYKSTNAANNELTIEVSADGTTWTPLTYTRPTGTATSNWVLISPAGTIPATANLRIRITNVLDSNAGFRVDDIKLTGTATSLAIRENIKKEFNIYPTSVTEGKIFITSTKNADKNVKIFDQTGRLMINKIITREINVSNLSKGIYILNIEEGGASVSQKIIIK; this is translated from the coding sequence ATGAAAAAAATGTACTCTTTTTTGTCGATTTTACTGACATCTTTGCTTTTTGCACAAGCCACGATTTATTCAGAAAACTTTGGAAATCCTACAGCAACCACTTTGTTAACAGCTTATTCGGGATTTCAAAACAGCAGCCCTATTGTTTATTCTGGTACTGCTGATGTAAGAACATCTGCTCCATCAGAGGGGTATACCGGAGCAAGCGGAAATGGTTGTGGATATCTAGGAAATGTAACGACACTTTCAGGAAACCCTGTAAAAACATTAATCGTAGAAGGAATTAATACCACAAACTACACGGGTATTGCCATGACACTTGGTCACTATAAAAGCACAAACGCTGCAAACAACGAACTTACAATTGAGGTAAGCGCAGATGGTACAACTTGGACACCGCTAACTTATACAAGACCCACCGGAACAGCAACATCTAATTGGGTTTTAATAAGCCCCGCCGGAACAATCCCAGCAACAGCTAATTTGAGAATAAGAATAACTAATGTTTTAGATTCTAATGCAGGCTTCAGGGTTGACGATATAAAGCTTACGGGAACCGCTACCAGTCTGGCAATTCGCGAAAACATCAAAAAAGAATTTAATATTTATCCTACTTCTGTTACTGAAGGCAAAATCTTCATTACTTCCACTAAAAACGCTGATAAAAACGTAAAAATCTTCGACCAAACAGGAAGATTAATGATAAACAAGATTATTACACGCGAAATAAACGTTTCTAACTTGTCAAAAGGAATTTATATTCTAAATATTGAAGAAGGCGGAGCTTCTGTATCCCAAAAAATAATCATCAAGTAA
- a CDS encoding GDP-mannose 4,6-dehydratase, with protein MIYLVTGGSGFIGSHLIEKLLKEGHSVINIDNFDNFYDYKIKIKNTLDSLEKNLDFEFSEKENDIQHLISISTSEYYTLYFQDIRDKKGLENIFQNHKIDVIIHLAALAGVRPSIERPLEYEEVNIRGTMNLWELCNQFSIKKLICASSSSVYGNNEKIPFCETDNVDQPISPYAATKKCGEILGHVYHSLYGIDMIQLRFFTVYGPRQRPDLAIHKFTKLISENNEIPFYGDGNTARDYTYIDDIIDGILKSVVYLEKSSGIYEIINLGENEVVTLSEMLSEIEKNLNKTAIRKILPLQPGDVQKTSADITKARNLIGYNPTTNFQNGTKKFVEWFLRK; from the coding sequence ATGATTTATCTCGTAACAGGAGGAAGTGGATTTATTGGTTCTCATTTGATAGAAAAATTATTGAAAGAAGGACATTCTGTCATAAACATTGACAATTTTGATAATTTTTACGATTATAAGATAAAAATTAAAAATACTTTAGATTCTCTTGAAAAAAACCTTGATTTTGAATTTTCTGAAAAAGAAAACGATATTCAACATCTAATTTCCATTTCAACATCAGAATATTACACTTTATATTTTCAGGATATCAGAGATAAAAAAGGATTAGAAAATATATTTCAAAATCATAAAATTGATGTAATCATACACTTAGCCGCTCTTGCTGGCGTGAGACCGTCTATTGAAAGACCTTTAGAGTACGAAGAAGTCAATATACGTGGCACGATGAATCTTTGGGAGCTGTGCAACCAATTTAGCATCAAAAAACTCATTTGCGCCTCATCTTCAAGCGTCTATGGAAACAATGAAAAAATTCCTTTTTGTGAAACCGATAATGTAGACCAACCTATTTCGCCATATGCAGCAACAAAAAAATGCGGTGAAATATTAGGGCATGTTTACCACAGTCTCTATGGAATAGACATGATTCAGCTGAGATTTTTTACAGTGTACGGGCCTAGACAAAGACCTGATTTGGCGATTCACAAATTCACAAAACTCATTTCAGAAAATAATGAAATCCCTTTCTATGGTGACGGAAACACAGCCAGAGACTATACTTATATAGATGACATTATTGACGGGATATTAAAATCAGTGGTTTATCTTGAGAAAAGCTCAGGAATCTATGAAATCATCAACTTAGGAGAAAACGAAGTTGTCACGTTATCGGAAATGCTGTCAGAAATTGAAAAAAATCTTAATAAAACTGCCATTAGAAAAATACTGCCATTACAGCCCGGTGATGTGCAAAAAACCAGCGCAGATATTACCAAGGCACGAAATTTAATCGGTTACAACCCTACCACCAACTTCCAAAATGGCACAAAAAAATTTGTGGAATGGTTTTTGAGAAAATGA
- a CDS encoding TonB-dependent siderophore receptor, with product MNKLLISASLLSTVFIFAQEKDTVKTNKIDEVIVQGYITRDRESVNKMPLKEIENPQVYNIVNKNVIKEQVVTNFNDALKNVTGIARLWESTGRGNDGGEYYTMRGFSLQPSLTNGMPSLTNGTLDLAGTETIEAIKGPSGTLYGGSVISYGGLINVITKKPYHHFGGEVNYINGSYGLNRVTADVNTPLSKNLFARVNAAYQKQNTFQDAGFSESFYVAPSIKFIANDKLTFYVNTEIKKSESANAPMLFLNRYNPLTFYSIGVFKENYKKSYTSDDLTINNTTFNLQASANYKISDKWTSKTIFSRSNSKTDGYYQYLWDQSNGKDFTRFISDVGGETNTTGIQQNFVGTFNLGNVKNKLLVGLDYFQRDFIQGGTGWIDYGTVNIVAQSDTKDKFLTKSAVDNALAGAGQEIGHAEAKIYSAYISDVVNILPNLSAMLSLRMDHFTGRASAYATEDSKDKTTFSPKLGLVYQPIPDKVSIFGNYMNGFKNVDPSPVQITDNLGNVLSNELRYFEPEHANQWEVGTKANLAGDKFSITASYYSINVKNKVMGNGTNVNQGGEVDSKGFEVSILGSPIPGMNIIAGYSYNDSNVVKGEEGYPGHRTEDAGPKNLINFWGTYKIQDGSLKNFGIGFGGNSASRFYTLNRGNAGAFPLPSYIIMNSSLSYTEERYSIILKLDNIANKKYFSGWSTVTPQRLRTLSLSLNYKF from the coding sequence ATGAATAAATTATTAATCTCAGCTTCATTATTATCAACTGTATTTATTTTTGCACAAGAAAAAGATACCGTTAAAACTAATAAAATCGATGAAGTCATTGTACAAGGATACATTACTCGAGATAGAGAGTCGGTAAACAAAATGCCTTTAAAGGAAATTGAAAATCCCCAGGTTTATAATATTGTCAATAAGAATGTAATTAAAGAGCAGGTTGTTACCAACTTTAATGATGCTTTAAAAAACGTCACTGGGATTGCCAGACTTTGGGAATCTACAGGAAGAGGAAATGACGGTGGAGAATATTATACCATGAGAGGCTTTTCGTTACAGCCAAGTTTAACTAACGGAATGCCTTCTCTCACAAACGGAACACTAGATCTTGCCGGAACTGAAACCATTGAAGCCATCAAAGGCCCATCTGGAACATTATATGGAGGAAGTGTAATTTCTTATGGTGGATTGATTAATGTAATCACCAAAAAACCATATCATCATTTTGGAGGTGAAGTAAATTATATTAACGGAAGTTATGGTCTAAACAGAGTGACAGCCGATGTAAATACACCGCTTAGTAAAAACTTATTTGCAAGAGTAAATGCTGCTTATCAAAAACAAAATACTTTTCAAGATGCAGGTTTTAGCGAATCTTTTTATGTAGCTCCTTCTATTAAATTTATTGCTAACGATAAGCTTACTTTTTATGTAAACACGGAAATCAAAAAAAGCGAGTCTGCTAATGCACCAATGCTTTTCTTAAATAGATATAATCCGCTAACTTTTTATTCAATCGGAGTTTTTAAAGAAAATTATAAAAAATCTTATACCAGTGATGATTTAACGATTAATAATACAACCTTTAATCTACAAGCCTCTGCCAACTATAAAATATCTGATAAATGGACATCAAAAACCATTTTCTCAAGAAGTAATTCAAAAACTGACGGATATTATCAATACCTATGGGATCAATCTAACGGGAAAGATTTCACAAGATTCATTTCTGATGTAGGAGGTGAAACCAATACAACAGGCATTCAGCAAAATTTCGTAGGCACTTTCAACTTAGGAAATGTTAAAAATAAACTACTCGTAGGTTTAGATTATTTCCAAAGAGATTTTATTCAAGGAGGAACTGGCTGGATTGACTATGGTACCGTAAATATCGTTGCCCAAAGTGATACTAAAGATAAGTTTTTAACCAAATCTGCCGTTGACAATGCATTAGCTGGAGCAGGACAAGAAATAGGTCATGCAGAAGCAAAAATATACAGTGCTTATATTTCTGATGTGGTAAACATCTTACCCAACCTATCAGCAATGTTAAGTTTAAGAATGGACCATTTTACAGGAAGAGCAAGTGCATATGCCACTGAAGACTCTAAAGACAAAACAACTTTCTCACCTAAATTAGGCTTGGTTTATCAGCCTATTCCAGACAAAGTATCGATTTTCGGAAATTATATGAATGGATTTAAAAATGTTGATCCTTCTCCGGTACAGATAACTGATAATCTTGGAAATGTTTTGAGCAACGAGCTTCGTTATTTTGAACCTGAGCATGCCAATCAGTGGGAAGTGGGAACAAAAGCCAACTTAGCAGGTGATAAATTCTCTATTACAGCAAGTTATTACAGCATTAATGTAAAAAATAAAGTGATGGGTAATGGCACCAATGTTAACCAAGGAGGTGAAGTTGACAGCAAAGGTTTCGAAGTGAGTATTTTGGGTAGCCCAATTCCGGGAATGAATATTATCGCAGGATACAGTTATAATGATAGTAATGTTGTAAAAGGAGAAGAAGGATATCCTGGTCACAGAACAGAAGATGCAGGGCCCAAAAATCTCATCAACTTCTGGGGAACATATAAAATACAAGACGGTTCTCTGAAAAACTTCGGTATCGGTTTCGGAGGGAATTCGGCAAGTAGATTTTATACCCTTAACAGGGGTAATGCGGGAGCATTCCCACTTCCAAGTTATATCATCATGAATTCTTCACTTTCATACACAGAAGAAAGATACAGCATCATTCTTAAACTAGATAATATTGCTAATAAAAAATATTTCTCTGGATGGTCTACAGTAACCCCTCAGAGATTGAGAACTTTATCTCTAAGCTTAAACTACAAGTTCTAA
- a CDS encoding DUF2795 domain-containing protein: MYWTLELASYLSDAPWPMTKAELIDYAIRTGAPMEVVENLQAIEDEGEIYDAIDEIWSDYPTDEDYLWNEDEY, from the coding sequence ATGTACTGGACATTAGAATTAGCTTCATATTTAAGCGACGCACCTTGGCCGATGACAAAGGCCGAATTGATTGATTACGCAATCAGAACTGGTGCACCAATGGAAGTGGTAGAAAACCTTCAGGCAATTGAAGATGAAGGAGAGATTTATGATGCTATCGACGAAATATGGAGCGACTATCCAACAGATGAAGATTATCTTTGGAACGAAGACGAATATTAA
- a CDS encoding DUF2797 domain-containing protein has translation MYFSGQILKMTTHDAQPIQYYLNLSGDLIHMNELLGKELTIKHTGFQCVNCGLNKTIYRMGFCKSCFFESPYASDTIIRPELSTAHLGIGERDLEVEKQIQLQPHTVYLAYTGDVKVGVTRNTQIPTRWIDQGATFALPIARTENRYEAGMIEVALKEHLSDKTNWRKMLQDDFEGEIDLVDFQQKIKEYFPEDFQKFYSEGEEMWKFDYPFEKPEKVTSFTLDKKPEFTGKLIGIKGQYLSFEGGYFMNVRGHEGYVIELTVKN, from the coding sequence ATGTACTTTTCCGGACAAATATTGAAAATGACAACCCATGATGCGCAACCGATACAATATTATCTCAATCTTTCAGGAGATCTTATCCATATGAATGAATTGCTTGGAAAAGAATTAACGATAAAACATACCGGTTTTCAATGTGTAAATTGTGGATTAAATAAAACGATTTATAGAATGGGTTTCTGTAAAAGCTGCTTTTTCGAAAGTCCTTATGCGAGCGATACCATTATTCGTCCTGAGCTTTCTACAGCCCATTTAGGAATTGGTGAGAGAGATTTAGAAGTAGAAAAACAAATCCAATTGCAGCCACATACCGTATATTTAGCTTACACGGGTGATGTGAAAGTGGGAGTGACGAGAAATACACAAATTCCTACAAGGTGGATTGATCAAGGCGCAACATTTGCTTTACCGATTGCAAGAACAGAAAACCGCTACGAAGCCGGAATGATAGAAGTGGCCTTAAAAGAACATCTTTCAGACAAAACCAACTGGAGAAAAATGCTGCAGGATGATTTTGAAGGGGAGATTGATTTGGTAGATTTTCAGCAGAAAATAAAAGAATATTTTCCTGAGGATTTTCAGAAATTTTACTCTGAAGGTGAAGAGATGTGGAAGTTTGATTACCCGTTTGAGAAACCAGAAAAAGTAACTTCATTCACTTTAGACAAAAAGCCTGAGTTTACAGGTAAATTAATTGGAATTAAAGGACAGTATTTGAGTTTTGAAGGAGGGTATTTTATGAATGTGAGAGGGCATGAAGGATATGTGATTGAGTTGACTGTGAAAAATTAA